From the genome of Mucilaginibacter paludis DSM 18603:
TCTGGTGACTTCCCACATCAGCTAAGTAGGCAAATGCCTTTTGACTAATTGCGGCTAATCGATGCATAAATTTATTAGGGTTAATTCCGCTAGGGTTTAATTCCGAAGTATCCGGCCACTTACTTTTAAGATTGTTGATGTGAATTAACCAATTTGTGTTATTATTAAAAAAGGTGTTTTGTGCTGCAATGTCAAATTGCTTAAAAAATACATCGAGCGTTGTTACTATTGGTACGCATCCCTTAATTCTATTGTTTATTTCACAGGAATCACAATCAACATGGTAAATTTTTCTATTTTCTATAAATTTAGTGTCTGCCCCAGTTTGACGGACATCTAATCTGCTACCTAAAACAATAAGTAAATCGCATTCTCCAAAAGCAATATTCGCCCATCTATTACCGTAACTACCGATAAAGCCTACTCTCATTGGATCATCAAAAGCAATGGTATCTAAGGCTAAAAGCGTCGTTATAACTGGAGTTTTTGTTTTCTGTATAAATTTGTCAAAATAATCTTGGCACTGTGCGGCTTTAACGCCCCTGCCAGCTAAAATAAGTGGTCTTTGGGCATTTTGTATATCTGAAATTAGGTCTTTTAGATCTTTTTCGGATATGATGTTAACTTGTTCTTCAACAGCTGAACTGATATAATTTGTGTCAATTTGAGCCCTTTGCACATCCATCGGGATATCAATCAATACAGGACCTGGTCTTCCTTCCATAGCAATCCTGAATGCCTCCTCAAAAATATATGGAATATCCTCTGCATTATTAACCAGATATGCCGCTTTGGTAATGGGTTTAGCCATAGCCACTATATCAGTTTCCTGGAAACCCAATTGTCTGATTGTCTTATCTCTTTTTTGTTCATGCCTATTTACCTGTCCGGTAATGAATATTGCTGGCGATGAATCAAAATAGCAACTACCAATGCCGGTTAATAAGTTTGTTGCCCCCGGACCACTAGTCGCGAGTGCCACCCCCGGTAACCCTGTAACTCTCCCATAGGCATCAGCAGCAAATGCGGCTGACTGCTCATGATGCATCGTAACTATATTGATAGTTGTATTTTGACTGATTGAATCTAAAAGATGTGTAATCATTCCACCGGATAGTTCAAAAATACAACCTACGCCTTTTTTCTCCAGAAAACCCGCAATAAAATCTGATACTTTCATTTAGTTGTATTATCTAACCGAATTATAATAATTTATTGTTTTTTTTATAGCTTCACTTAAAGCTATAGTTTGAACTTTTCCAAATGTGTTATTAAATTTGCTATTATCTCCTTCGATGAGCATGGATTGATCTTTTCTATAAGGCAGTACTCCAAAGTTAAGTTTGCTTTTATTGCCACTAAATTGACTGATAAGGTCAACAATATTTTTTAGAGGAACTGCCTTACTCGAACATATATTATAAATTCCTGATTCAGAGTTTTCACTTGTGAAAATTCTGAGAATCATCGCAGCAAAGTCGTCAATATAAAGATAATCATATTGTTGCTCGCAATAGGTTAAATTGCAATCAAGTTCATTTAAATGGTTCATAATTATAGTGGGAATAAACCATTTGTTATCTTCTTTTGGGCCGAAAACAGAAAATACTCTCAGCCAATACCAATTAATATGATTTTGCTCACAAAACGTTTTAACAATTTGCTGACTTGTTAACTTACATATAGCATAAGCACTGTTTGCCGCTACCTCATCTGTCTCTGCAACTCTTTTTTTAATATTACCGTATTCCGCCTGTGAACCCAAAAGTATAAATTTTTTGGGCTTAGTTTTTTTTACTATTTGTAATAATGTTCGCAAAAACTCGAAGTTTTGTAATTGTAAATTCCAATCCTCTCTGTCTTGGGATGTTACACCATTCCAGGCCGAATGTAATATTATGTCCGGTTGAAAGTCGATAACACGTTGTGTAAATGTACTTTCTTCAGTATCAATCCATGTAACAGCGGTGTTGAAATCTTTACATCGCCATAGGTTTGTTTGTGTTCGCCTTGAAGCTAGTATTTTAAAATCCCCCTCAATAAGTTTAGCAATTATAGCTGAGCCTAAAAAGCCGGCTCCTCCGGTGATAAATACTTTGGTATCACTCATTGATGAAATCTCTTATTTGATTTTCAGTGAAATTAATTATATCGGGTTGGTTACTGAAATATTGTTTGTACCATTGTATGGTGTTAGAAATAGCTTTATGAGCATTGAGTTTTGGTGTCCAGCCTAATTCGCTTAAAGCTTTACTAATATCTAATTTTAGCAAGCCGGCTTCATGTGGTTGGTCATTGGTCTGATTAACAAAATATTCACCACTACCCCAAAAATTTAATGCAATATCTGCCATTTGATTTACAGGTAATGCATCATCAAAATGAGGTCCAAAATTATATGCTTGACCAAATTGATTTGGCTCCTTATATAGCTTTGCTCCAAGTAATAAATATCCTGATAGTGGTTCCAATACGTGCTGCCACGGTCTTATTGCCAATGGATTTCTTATTTCTATTTTTTTATTCTTTGATAACGCTCTAACAATGTCTGGAATTAACCTGTCTTTTGCCCAGTCACCACCGCCAATAACATTTCCCGCTCGTCCTACCGCTATAGCTTTTTGATGTTCACTAAATTGCTTAGTGTTAAAAAAAGAATTTCTGTAAGAGTCGATAATCAATTCAGTACAGGCTTTACTCGCACTGTAAGGATCATAACCACCAAGTTTATCAGTTTCTCTGTATGGGTATACCCATTCGTTGTTATGATAAACTTTATCTGTAGTAATTAAAACAGCATAGCATGGTTTAGTTAATAGCCTAATGCCATCTAAAATATTGGCGGTTCCTATAGCGTTTACCTCAAATGTTTCTGCCGGTATCTGATACGAAAGCCTCACCAAAGGTTGTGCGGCTAAGTGAAATATAAAATCTGGTTGAAATTCAATAATTGCGGTTGTAAGTGTAGTTCTATCGCGTACATCAGCAATTACGGAATTACATAGGTTATCACCATTTAATAAATAATAAAGATCAAAATTGTTTTCTGGAGCCAAGGCATAACCTTTAACTTCGGCACCAAGCATCGAGAATATTTTTAACAACCAAGACCCTTTAAAACCAGTGTGCCCAGTTAGAAAAATCCTTTTTCCATTATAAACAGATTTTAATTGTGTCCACATATCAATTACCATTTTTTCCAGCGTGCGTTGCCTGAAGCCCACTCCTCTTCCAATTCATGCTTATCACGCAAGGTATCCATCGGTTTCCAAAATCCGTGATGCTTATAGGCTTGCATCTGGTGTTCTGATGCAATTTGCTCCAAAGGTTCTCTTTCCCAAATAGTGGAATCTCCTGATTCTATATAGTTAAAGATTTCAGGCTGGCATACAAAAAAACCACCATTTATCCAAGCGCCATCACCCTTCGGCTTTTCAGTAAATGAACTAACCTCATCATTTTTACTTAAGTTTAATGCCCCAAACTTACCTGATGGTTGTATAGCAGTAACCGTCAATAATTTTTTATTATCCTGATGATATTTAACTAATTCTCTAATATCGACATCGGAAACGCCATCGCCATAGGTTAATAAAAAAGGTTCATTATTTGTATGTGCCTGTATTCTCTTTATTCTTCCACCTGTCATAGAGTTAATGCCGGTATCGACTAATGTGATTTTCCAAGGCTCAGCTTGAGAGTCATGTACCTCAACTGAATTGTTCCTTAAATCTATGGTGACATCTGATTTATGAAGAAAATAGTTAGAGAAAAACTCTTTAATAATATAGCCTTTGTATCCTAAACAAACCACAAACTCGTTAAAGCCATGTGCCGAATAAATTTTCATAATATGCCATAATATCGGCATACCGCCTATTTCAACCATAGGTTTTGGTTTTAAAACAGTTTCTTCTGACAGGCGAGTTCCTAATCCACCCGCTAATAATACAACCTTCATAAATATATATTAATCAATCTTAAACTTGACGTCCTCCGTGTAAGGGTAGCTGCAACATAAAAGGTATTCATCATCATTCAGCCCCTTTCTTGAGATATCACCAATCGTTTTTACCTTGCCTGAAAATAGTTTTGCTTTACAAAGAGTGCACGCACCTGTCTGACACGAATACAACAAATCTAACTGCAAATCTAAGCCCGCTTCAAGAATACTTTTTCCTTTTACAACTTCAACATTAAATTGTTTTTCGTTTTTTACTAATTTGACTACTTGTGTATGTATATCTTTCAATTCGTCCTCACTCACAATATGTTCAAAATCTTCAGTAAATATATGAGTTGATGACAAACCATGTGATTTGATAGTCATGCTGACAGTTTCCTTTAAGCCTTTTGGACCACAAACATAGTGAGTGGTTTGCAAAAAATCGGGTGATTTTTTTATGATTTGGATAATTTGTTCAGCATTAAGTCTTCCATACCAACTATTCTCATTAACTTCTTTTGTATAGAACAGGTTTAAAAAAAAACTGTTCGGATAATCATGGTTAAGGGCTAATAATTGATCATAGAAAATAGTTTGCTCTTTGTTTGGATTACAATAAGATAACGTTACTGTTCCGATATTGTTTTTCAAGGCATATTTCAATATTGACATTAATGGCGTTATCCCACTACCTGCCCCCCATAAATAAATATCACTTCGGGAGTGATCTTTTGGAGCAACAAAATTCCCCATTGGTTCAATAACTTCAACCATGGTTCCTTCTTTGAACGTATCAATAATATGGTTTGAAACTATGCCATGATTTACACGTTTTACTGTAATGTTGAGTGTATTATCAATGCCTGGTGCTGAGGACAATGAGTATGGCCTTTTATATTTTCTATTATTAATTGTAACAATTAACGTAATATATTGACCTGGGACGTATGTTATTTTTTTTAAAGCGGGTTGCTTAAAACAGATGGTGGAGGCGTCCTGAGTTTCTTTAATTATAGCAACAACTTTTAGCGTGTAGCTTAACATACGCTTATGACATTATAGTTTTAAATAACCTTTTGACAAGTAATACTAATACTGTAAGAAAAGATAATGTGATTCCGCCTATTAAAAGTCCTTTAAGCTTACCAGATTTCTCTTTTTCTAGCGGCAAAATCGGCCTGTCAATCACCTGTATCAATGGTGTTTCCTTTCTTAGCGATACCTTAGATACTTCTAAATTCTTCACTAATTCCGTCAATATTGCCTGATTTGCCTGCACGTCCACCTGCCGGTGTTGAGAAGGTGTGCGCAATATTTGACGCCCTGGGTTAGCATTTGGAGTTGCATCAATAGATGAAGCCACCCCATAAATGGCAGCATTCAACTCACGCCGGACAGAATCTGTTTGATGCTGCAAAATTGAAACATTTTGTACAGATTTTTTAGTTTTTGTAGCTATATAAAAATCTGACACCGTTTTTGCAAGGATTTCGACAAAGTATTTTGAGAATAACTCGTTCTCGGAGTTTACCGCGATATTAACGATACTTAATTTTTTATCTGTTTTGGCTACTGACAAGTTACTTTTAGTGATAGCATTATAAAATGTGCCCAACACACTATCTTGTTGCAGAGAAAATTCTGCGCGATTAGCCCCCGGTGTAAATTGTATCTTTTTTAATTCAGGCTTATTTTCCCAGCCTTTCCTTAATTTATTAAAAGATATATATAATTCGGCCAAAGTTTCATCCTTACCTTTGATATTTACTGGGGTTAAAAGCGTTTTCTCAACCATTGACCGAGACTTCATTAATTCCAGTAAATTATCACCAGAAAATGCGCCACCGCCGCTACCACCCAAATCAAAACCAAACTGACTCGCTAACCCAGCCGCGCCACCAAGGCCACCCGCTTTGTCATCTTCCAAGGCAAAACTTAACTCAGCTTTATAAATTGGTTTTTTAAAATAGGCATAAGTAAAGCCCAATGCCCCGCCAATAATGCCTGCTATTAAAATTGTTACCCATTTAGATAGCAGATATCGCCACCATTCTTGGAATTTCAGAATCAACTCTTTTAAAGATATCTCGTCGTCTTTGGTGTTTTTTGTTTCTTGAATATTTACGGGCTTGTCCAAGGGGATTATATATAATGCGTGTCCTACTTCTTTAATGTATTTACTTGAAGTTATAAAATAACTCGCTGTAACTTTCGGCTATTATCGTTCGTTCAATAGTAAATGTTTGCAAATGTATAGTTTTTTTAAATGATGTATCTAATTTTAATATTAAGCTTAAAGCAACAAACTTCCTTTAAACTTGGGAAGATATTAACCCTTAAATGCTCTATTTGTTTTGATTTTTTTTCATTACATGATGGCACCAGATTTGCAGGATAAATTTTCATTACTCATCTTTGTGTTTTTACTGATGCCTATGCTCTATATTCTGTTTCTGATTATTTTAATAGGCGCTGAATTAGCGTACTTTCGTATTGCCGATCTTTATAACATTATCGATAAGCCCAATCATCGTAGTTCACATCAGGAAATAACGATCAGGGGAGGAGGGGTGATATTTCCGCTGTCGGTGATTTTGTGGTTCCCTTTCTTTGGCTTTCAATATCCTTTGGTCGTATTAGGTTTGGTTTTAATCACCTCAATTAGCTTTGTTGACGACTTAAAAGACATATCCAGAAGTATACGCCTGTTGTTTCATTTGATAGCCGTATCGCTTGCTTTTTATTCGCTAAATATTTTTGCTCTTCACTGGTACATCGTTATAGCTTCATACATTATGGTTGTGGGTATCATCAATGCTTACAACTTTATGGATGGCATTAATGGCATTACAGGCATTTATAGCCTTGTATTGTTTGCCACCCTATGGTGGATTAACCAATATCAGGTTCAATTTGTAAACCCCGGGTTGATAGTAACCTTAATTATAAGTGTACTTATTTTTAACTTTTTTAATTTTAGGAAACGAGCCAAATGTTTTGCAGGTGATGTGGGTAGTGTGTCATTAGCATTTGTTGTTGTTTTTTTATTGTTTAAATTGATATTACAAACCGACCAGCTCCTTTACATTTTGCTGCTGGCTGTTTATGGTATTGATGCTGTGTTCACTATCGCAATCAGGTTAGGCCTCGGCGAAAACATATTTCAGGCACATCGCCTACATTTATACCAGTTGTTGGCTAATGAGCAAAAACTCGATCACCGGGTTGTTTCTTTCGGATATGGAGTTGTGCAGTTATTAGTTAATGTATTGGTAATTTACAGCATTATTGGCGGGTCCCTTTCATTGGGCTTAAAGGGTTTGCTGCTATTGGCTGTTGCTTATGTGGGCATCAGGATGGTTATTATTCGCCGTGTTAAAGCGATAAATGCTGCCTGATGAACGGCAACACTATCTCTACTTCCTCTTCCCCCTCTTGCTAATCACCCAGATCAACAGTCCGATTATAATAAAAACCGAATAGATCCCCATACGGAAACCCAGCCGGAAGACAGATCCTACTATCGAAAAACAGCTGTTTAAAGTTACAGCCGTTACAAGCAGGCCTAAGTAATGGATTTTTTTCATCAGAGCGTGAAATTAAAAATTTAGGCCGATATTGTGATACTTAAATATCGGCTGCTATGTATACATACGTTAAATAGCGAGTGTTGTGTAACTATTACATGATAATTTTGTTAAAACTCAATCTAACTTACCACATAACCGGCGATGTGTAGTATTTTTATTGTTGATGTTATAGGGGCTAACCTTTTATGCGGACAATTATTGTAAGCTTATTGGTGTTATGTATGAGCTATGGAGCCATGGCACAGGGCTATGCCGTGGAAGGTAAGGTAACCGATGTACATGGTTTACCACTGGCCTTTGTGCCCGTGTATGTTAAAGGGACAACCAATGGTACTATTGCTAACGAGGTTGGTGTTTATAAACTCAGGCTTCAGCCCGGAACGTACACCGTGGTATTTAGGGTGATAGGGTATGAGCAGCAAACGGAGCAGGTGGTAATTGTTGATCAGAACGTAAAGCTCAATATGAAGCTCGAGCCCGAAAGCTACACGCTCGAATCGTATCTGCCTCAAGATACGGAGGTGGATAGCACCTATATCATCATGCAGAAGGTGATTGCAAAGCGCAAATTTTATTTAAACCAGGTGAAGGAATATTCGTGTCAGGTTTATTTAAAGGCAGACCAGAAATTACTCAATGCGCCACAAACGTTTTTAAAGGAGGATGTTGCTAAGGTATTGAACCTCGACCCTAACCGGCGGGGAATTATCAGTTTATTCGAATCGGTATCGCAGTTTAACGTGCGTAAGCCGGGTAAGGTGAAAGAGGTAATGCTCGGCCTGAAGGCGGCCGGCGGCGAAAATCCATTCGGCTTTAACAGGGCTACCGACTTGCAGGTTAATCTATACGAAAATCTGTTGTCGTGGGGAGGGATGAGTATGCGGAGCTATGTATCGCCTATTGCTGATAACGCGCTACGTTTTTACCACTACAGGCTGCTACAGCGTTTTACGGATGACGATAAAACGATAGATGTAATTGAGGTAAAACCAAGGCACGAAAACGAACATGTTTTTCATGGGGTGATTTATGTTATTGAAAACGATTGGCGGCTTTACAGCGCCGATTTGCATCTGTACAAAAGGGCACATATTGATTTTGTTGATACCCTTAACATTCGCGAACAATACATCCCCGTAAGGGATAGTATCTGGATGCCATTATCATTAAATTTTAGTTTTACGGGTAAAATTCTTGGGTTTAAATATGTAGGCTATTTTTTAGGGGTAGTCAATAATTACAACATTGAGCCCGATTTTAAGCCGGGATACTTTAACGGAGAGGTATTTGAAGTTGGAAAAAACATCAATAAAAAAGATTCGGTTTTCTGGAACAACTACAGGGCTGTGCCCTTACTGGACGACGAAAAGCGATATTATCATTTGTTTGAGGCTGCCGAAAAAAAGAATAACGCGAACCACGCCCGGGATTCTGTAAAAAGTAATAATAATAAATTCAGGCTGATCCCTTACGTGCTTAAAAATTACAAATATCACGATCCTTTTAAAAAGATAACCATATCGGTTCCATCGCCAACCAAGGTGGTTTTTTATAACACGGTAGAAGGTGCGAGTGTGGATATTAAGCCACAATTTTTTAAGGAGTACGACCGGAATAAAACTTTAACCGTTGAGCCCGAGGCGCGTTATGGTAGTTCTAATAAAATATTCACGTTTAATACCTATGTTAACTATCGTTATAACCCGCTGAAGCAGGGTGCAGTATATGGTAGTTTCGGATCTGATTTTTTGGATTTAAATAACTCCGGTACGCTTAGCTTATTCCTCAACTCGTTGAGCACCTTATTTACAGGCAATAACTATTTAAAGCTTTACAAGGCAGAGTTTGCTTCAGCCGGTACGCAGGGCGAAATTTGCAATGGCATTTTACTCAACGGCCAGATAGAGTATGCACAACGCGAAACAGTGATCAATACCACGTTATTTGCTATTGGTAAAGATAGTACGCAGCTAACCTCTAACGATCCGCGAAACCCGCACCCTAACCCCTTAGATCCAAACAGCAATGTGCCCCTTTTTCCTAACCATGTTGCGCTCTCTATCCGCGGTTCGGCTACGATAACCTTTAATCAGCAGTATACCATCAACCCCGATGGTAAATTTATCGAGCCTACCAAATACCCCAGATTGCGTGTCAATTACCGTAAAGGCATCCCGCGTTTTGGTTCGGTTGTAGATTATGATTTTTTATCGGCCGATTTTTTTCAGGATCAACTTAAATGCGGCATTTACGGTTATGCTTCTTATTTTATATCGGCAGGAAAGTTTTTTAACAGTAAAAATTTGTATTATCCCGACTATAAGCAGTTTCGCGGGGGGCAGAGTTTCTTCTTCGACTCAAGTTTAGGCAGCTTTCACTTTTTGGACTACTATACCTACAGCACTGATAAAAGATACTTTGAGGCTCACTATGAGCATAACTTCGCGGGTTTCTTTTTGGGGAAATTACCTTACATCAGGAGCCTGAATATTGAAGAAATAATAGGAGGATCATTTTTAACCCAGGAGCTATTGCCGGGTTATAAAGAGTACTATGTGGGATTAAAACGAAGTATAGTAAGATTAGATTACGGTTTTTCTTATGGGCGCAACCTGCCGGTTTTGCAGGGCTTCAGGTTTACCTACAATTTCTAAGGCTTAAGAATTTCGTGTCCAACAACTGTTGACCTCACATTAAAATTGATTGCTGCTCAGTCAAGATAAAACGCCGACTTAACTCAATACTCCGGAACTCAGTACTTTCCACTAAATAGTCACACTTTTACTTCTTTTCCTTGTTGGCGTCCTCGTCCTTACCT
Proteins encoded in this window:
- a CDS encoding flavin reductase family protein yields the protein MLSYTLKVVAIIKETQDASTICFKQPALKKITYVPGQYITLIVTINNRKYKRPYSLSSAPGIDNTLNITVKRVNHGIVSNHIIDTFKEGTMVEVIEPMGNFVAPKDHSRSDIYLWGAGSGITPLMSILKYALKNNIGTVTLSYCNPNKEQTIFYDQLLALNHDYPNSFFLNLFYTKEVNENSWYGRLNAEQIIQIIKKSPDFLQTTHYVCGPKGLKETVSMTIKSHGLSSTHIFTEDFEHIVSEDELKDIHTQVVKLVKNEKQFNVEVVKGKSILEAGLDLQLDLLYSCQTGACTLCKAKLFSGKVKTIGDISRKGLNDDEYLLCCSYPYTEDVKFKID
- the rfbF gene encoding glucose-1-phosphate cytidylyltransferase, which produces MKVVLLAGGLGTRLSEETVLKPKPMVEIGGMPILWHIMKIYSAHGFNEFVVCLGYKGYIIKEFFSNYFLHKSDVTIDLRNNSVEVHDSQAEPWKITLVDTGINSMTGGRIKRIQAHTNNEPFLLTYGDGVSDVDIRELVKYHQDNKKLLTVTAIQPSGKFGALNLSKNDEVSSFTEKPKGDGAWINGGFFVCQPEIFNYIESGDSTIWEREPLEQIASEHQMQAYKHHGFWKPMDTLRDKHELEEEWASGNARWKKW
- a CDS encoding DUF5686 and carboxypeptidase regulatory-like domain-containing protein gives rise to the protein MRTIIVSLLVLCMSYGAMAQGYAVEGKVTDVHGLPLAFVPVYVKGTTNGTIANEVGVYKLRLQPGTYTVVFRVIGYEQQTEQVVIVDQNVKLNMKLEPESYTLESYLPQDTEVDSTYIIMQKVIAKRKFYLNQVKEYSCQVYLKADQKLLNAPQTFLKEDVAKVLNLDPNRRGIISLFESVSQFNVRKPGKVKEVMLGLKAAGGENPFGFNRATDLQVNLYENLLSWGGMSMRSYVSPIADNALRFYHYRLLQRFTDDDKTIDVIEVKPRHENEHVFHGVIYVIENDWRLYSADLHLYKRAHIDFVDTLNIREQYIPVRDSIWMPLSLNFSFTGKILGFKYVGYFLGVVNNYNIEPDFKPGYFNGEVFEVGKNINKKDSVFWNNYRAVPLLDDEKRYYHLFEAAEKKNNANHARDSVKSNNNKFRLIPYVLKNYKYHDPFKKITISVPSPTKVVFYNTVEGASVDIKPQFFKEYDRNKTLTVEPEARYGSSNKIFTFNTYVNYRYNPLKQGAVYGSFGSDFLDLNNSGTLSLFLNSLSTLFTGNNYLKLYKAEFASAGTQGEICNGILLNGQIEYAQRETVINTTLFAIGKDSTQLTSNDPRNPHPNPLDPNSNVPLFPNHVALSIRGSATITFNQQYTINPDGKFIEPTKYPRLRVNYRKGIPRFGSVVDYDFLSADFFQDQLKCGIYGYASYFISAGKFFNSKNLYYPDYKQFRGGQSFFFDSSLGSFHFLDYYTYSTDKRYFEAHYEHNFAGFFLGKLPYIRSLNIEEIIGGSFLTQELLPGYKEYYVGLKRSIVRLDYGFSYGRNLPVLQGFRFTYNF
- a CDS encoding thiamine pyrophosphate-binding protein; this encodes MKVSDFIAGFLEKKGVGCIFELSGGMITHLLDSISQNTTINIVTMHHEQSAAFAADAYGRVTGLPGVALATSGPGATNLLTGIGSCYFDSSPAIFITGQVNRHEQKRDKTIRQLGFQETDIVAMAKPITKAAYLVNNAEDIPYIFEEAFRIAMEGRPGPVLIDIPMDVQRAQIDTNYISSAVEEQVNIISEKDLKDLISDIQNAQRPLILAGRGVKAAQCQDYFDKFIQKTKTPVITTLLALDTIAFDDPMRVGFIGSYGNRWANIAFGECDLLIVLGSRLDVRQTGADTKFIENRKIYHVDCDSCEINNRIKGCVPIVTTLDVFFKQFDIAAQNTFFNNNTNWLIHINNLKSKWPDTSELNPSGINPNKFMHRLAAISQKAFAYLADVGSHQMWAAQSLQLNKGQLFLTSGGMGAMGFSLPAAIGASITANKKPAVVLIGDGCMQLNIQELQTVVRNDLPIKIIVLNNRTLGMIRQFQDSYFESRYQSTYWGYSAPDFEKIAIAYGINAKTIDHPEEVENAVAWLWEGENENRPLVLQVMIDPQTNTYPKIAFGKPITEMEPFSAPIGMEST
- a CDS encoding Wzz/FepE/Etk N-terminal domain-containing protein — translated: MDKPVNIQETKNTKDDEISLKELILKFQEWWRYLLSKWVTILIAGIIGGALGFTYAYFKKPIYKAELSFALEDDKAGGLGGAAGLASQFGFDLGGSGGGAFSGDNLLELMKSRSMVEKTLLTPVNIKGKDETLAELYISFNKLRKGWENKPELKKIQFTPGANRAEFSLQQDSVLGTFYNAITKSNLSVAKTDKKLSIVNIAVNSENELFSKYFVEILAKTVSDFYIATKTKKSVQNVSILQHQTDSVRRELNAAIYGVASSIDATPNANPGRQILRTPSQHRQVDVQANQAILTELVKNLEVSKVSLRKETPLIQVIDRPILPLEKEKSGKLKGLLIGGITLSFLTVLVLLVKRLFKTIMS
- the rfbG gene encoding CDP-glucose 4,6-dehydratase, which gives rise to MWTQLKSVYNGKRIFLTGHTGFKGSWLLKIFSMLGAEVKGYALAPENNFDLYYLLNGDNLCNSVIADVRDRTTLTTAIIEFQPDFIFHLAAQPLVRLSYQIPAETFEVNAIGTANILDGIRLLTKPCYAVLITTDKVYHNNEWVYPYRETDKLGGYDPYSASKACTELIIDSYRNSFFNTKQFSEHQKAIAVGRAGNVIGGGDWAKDRLIPDIVRALSKNKKIEIRNPLAIRPWQHVLEPLSGYLLLGAKLYKEPNQFGQAYNFGPHFDDALPVNQMADIALNFWGSGEYFVNQTNDQPHEAGLLKLDISKALSELGWTPKLNAHKAISNTIQWYKQYFSNQPDIINFTENQIRDFINE
- a CDS encoding MraY family glycosyltransferase, giving the protein MMAPDLQDKFSLLIFVFLLMPMLYILFLIILIGAELAYFRIADLYNIIDKPNHRSSHQEITIRGGGVIFPLSVILWFPFFGFQYPLVVLGLVLITSISFVDDLKDISRSIRLLFHLIAVSLAFYSLNIFALHWYIVIASYIMVVGIINAYNFMDGINGITGIYSLVLFATLWWINQYQVQFVNPGLIVTLIISVLIFNFFNFRKRAKCFAGDVGSVSLAFVVVFLLFKLILQTDQLLYILLLAVYGIDAVFTIAIRLGLGENIFQAHRLHLYQLLANEQKLDHRVVSFGYGVVQLLVNVLVIYSIIGGSLSLGLKGLLLLAVAYVGIRMVIIRRVKAINAA
- a CDS encoding NAD-dependent epimerase/dehydratase family protein, whose protein sequence is MSDTKVFITGGAGFLGSAIIAKLIEGDFKILASRRTQTNLWRCKDFNTAVTWIDTEESTFTQRVIDFQPDIILHSAWNGVTSQDREDWNLQLQNFEFLRTLLQIVKKTKPKKFILLGSQAEYGNIKKRVAETDEVAANSAYAICKLTSQQIVKTFCEQNHINWYWLRVFSVFGPKEDNKWFIPTIIMNHLNELDCNLTYCEQQYDYLYIDDFAAMILRIFTSENSESGIYNICSSKAVPLKNIVDLISQFSGNKSKLNFGVLPYRKDQSMLIEGDNSKFNNTFGKVQTIALSEAIKKTINYYNSVR